One region of Mycolicibacterium rhodesiae NBB3 genomic DNA includes:
- a CDS encoding MFS transporter, translated as MRPFTTPIIGDVGRSRHPAVVVAVLATTGTCMSLMQTLVIPLIPELPKLLQTSASNASWVITATLLVAAVATPVVGRLGDMYGPKRLLIACAILMTVGSLIAASTSAWVPVVIGRALQGFGVPIVPLGISVLRTCVPAHRVGMAMGLMSASFGVGGALGLPLAAVIADHFDWHAVFWFAAMLGAASGVLFAVLVPRIPAAASADRLDPLGALGLGAGLVTLLLGISKGGSWGWGSATTLGMFAASIVIFTMFAWWQLRTESPMVDLRTTVKRPVLMTNVASVAVGFAMFALALIGPQILELPVATGYGLGLPMVEAGLWLAPGGLAMMVSSPIASKIAAARGPRFTLTLGCAIIAGSYLAGLLLLGDAWQLSLFNVLVSVGVGFAYSSLPALINAAVPMSETAAANGINALARALGTSISSAVVGAVLTGLTISIAGQEFPSLSAFRIGLLIAAGMAVLAGVLAVMIPVAEADQDVAPAEVPASTR; from the coding sequence ATGCGCCCCTTCACCACGCCGATCATCGGCGACGTCGGGCGCAGTCGTCATCCCGCCGTAGTGGTCGCTGTCCTGGCGACGACGGGTACGTGCATGTCGCTGATGCAGACGCTCGTGATTCCGCTGATTCCCGAGTTGCCGAAGCTTCTGCAGACGAGCGCATCCAACGCGTCGTGGGTGATCACGGCGACGCTGCTGGTGGCGGCCGTGGCAACACCGGTGGTCGGCCGGCTCGGTGACATGTACGGACCAAAGCGTCTGTTGATCGCGTGCGCGATCCTCATGACCGTCGGCTCATTGATCGCGGCCTCGACGAGCGCGTGGGTGCCGGTGGTCATCGGCCGTGCCCTCCAGGGCTTCGGCGTGCCCATCGTTCCCCTCGGTATCAGTGTGTTGCGAACGTGTGTGCCGGCCCATCGCGTCGGTATGGCGATGGGCTTGATGAGCGCGTCGTTCGGTGTCGGCGGTGCGCTGGGGTTGCCGTTGGCGGCGGTCATCGCCGACCATTTCGACTGGCACGCGGTCTTCTGGTTCGCCGCAATGCTGGGGGCGGCATCCGGAGTCTTGTTCGCGGTGCTGGTGCCGCGTATTCCGGCGGCGGCGTCGGCCGACCGGCTCGATCCGCTCGGTGCCCTCGGGCTTGGCGCCGGCCTCGTGACGCTGTTGCTCGGAATATCCAAGGGCGGCAGTTGGGGGTGGGGTAGCGCCACCACGCTGGGAATGTTCGCCGCGTCGATCGTCATCTTCACGATGTTCGCGTGGTGGCAACTGCGCACCGAGTCGCCCATGGTCGACCTGAGGACGACGGTCAAGCGACCGGTGCTGATGACGAACGTCGCGTCGGTCGCAGTCGGGTTCGCGATGTTCGCGCTGGCGCTGATCGGCCCGCAGATCCTGGAGTTACCCGTCGCCACCGGCTACGGGCTGGGGCTCCCGATGGTCGAGGCGGGGCTGTGGTTGGCGCCCGGTGGCCTGGCGATGATGGTCTCGTCCCCGATCGCGTCCAAGATCGCCGCCGCGCGCGGACCGAGGTTCACCTTGACGCTCGGCTGCGCAATCATCGCGGGCTCGTACCTGGCAGGTTTGCTGCTGCTCGGCGATGCATGGCAGCTGAGCCTGTTCAACGTCTTGGTCAGCGTCGGCGTCGGGTTCGCATATTCGTCGTTGCCGGCGCTCATCAACGCCGCGGTGCCCATGTCGGAAACGGCTGCGGCCAACGGAATCAATGCGTTGGCGCGAGCGCTGGGAACGTCGATATCGAGCGCCGTAGTCGGTGCGGTCTTGACCGGATTGACTATTTCCATTGCGGGCCAGGAGTTTCCGTCGTTGTCGGCTTTTCGGATCGGTCTGCTGATCGCTGCGGGTATGGCGGTGCTCGCGGGCGTTCTGGCAGTGATGATTCCGGTGGCGGAGGCCGATCAGGATGTCGCGCCGGCGGAGGTGCCCGCGTCGACGAGGTAG
- a CDS encoding SDR family oxidoreductase — translation MGRLTEKTALVTGGSSGIGLATAQRFAAEGAHVFITGRKQSALDDAVATIGAAATGIRSDVSNLDDLDKVAGAIAQHGRGLDVVFANAGGGELGALPDITPEQFTDTFNINVGGIVFTLQKVLPLLNSGASIVLTGSTSAYGGNPGMAVYAASKAAIRSLGRTLAAELADKNIRVNTVVPGPVETPGLKGLAPSGQEQALLNAEAARVPMGRVGRPEEIAAAVLFLASDESSFMTGSEVFVDGGERQL, via the coding sequence ATGGGTCGGCTCACAGAAAAGACAGCACTCGTCACGGGCGGTAGCTCTGGCATCGGTCTCGCCACAGCACAGCGCTTCGCGGCCGAGGGCGCGCACGTTTTCATCACCGGTCGCAAGCAGAGCGCCCTCGATGACGCGGTGGCGACCATCGGCGCAGCGGCGACCGGAATTCGTAGTGACGTATCGAACCTGGATGACCTCGACAAGGTCGCGGGCGCCATCGCGCAGCATGGACGGGGTCTGGACGTGGTTTTCGCCAACGCCGGCGGAGGCGAGCTCGGCGCGCTGCCCGACATCACCCCCGAACAGTTCACCGACACGTTCAACATCAACGTCGGCGGCATCGTGTTCACGTTGCAGAAAGTGTTGCCGCTGCTGAATTCCGGTGCCTCGATCGTGTTGACGGGTTCGACGTCGGCCTATGGGGGCAATCCCGGGATGGCTGTCTATGCCGCATCGAAGGCGGCCATCCGATCTCTCGGTCGCACGTTGGCAGCAGAGCTCGCGGACAAGAACATCCGGGTGAACACCGTCGTGCCAGGTCCGGTGGAGACGCCGGGGCTGAAGGGCCTGGCGCCGAGCGGACAGGAGCAGGCGCTACTGAACGCAGAGGCGGCGCGTGTCCCGATGGGCCGAGTCGGCCGACCGGAGGAGATCGCCGCGGCGGTGCTGTTTCTCGCTTCCGACGAAAGCAGCTTCATGACAGGAAGTGAGGTGTTCGTCGACGGTGGGGAGAGGCAGCTCTAA
- a CDS encoding amidase, whose product MTSLADSTRWMDATDQAALVASGEVSPSELLEAAIERIERFDPVLNAVVIRWFDHAREIAASPDLPDGPFRGVPFLIKDLFADYAGQRMSNGNIAFKEAHVIADADTTLVSRHRAAGLVIAGRTNSPELGSVPVTEPVAWGATRNPWDTTRTPGGSSGGAAAAVASGMVPFAHASDGGGSIRIPASCCGLVGLKPSQGRITMGPVRDESGLAVEHCVSRTVRDSAALLDATRGPGIGDTVIAPPPSRPYVEELGADPGRLRIGMLDHHAQGGLVDAEVTAATQAVGRLLESLGHHVEPAWPKALEDETLGSKFGAMWSANVAVSRRRFEERLGRPLDDHELEPMNRVQADFASHFSAVDYAIALAGVTQFRRAMHSWWHDGWDLLLTPTLAELPLKLGTIVNDPENPMAPMRRAGEFVPFTPPFNTSGQPAISLPLEWTAEGLPVGVQLVAAYGREDVLIRIASQLEQAQPWAHRKPEI is encoded by the coding sequence ATGACTTCGCTAGCCGACTCGACCCGTTGGATGGATGCGACCGACCAGGCGGCGCTCGTCGCGTCAGGCGAGGTCTCGCCGAGCGAGTTGCTCGAGGCCGCGATCGAACGCATCGAACGGTTCGATCCGGTGCTGAACGCGGTCGTGATCCGCTGGTTCGATCACGCCCGGGAGATCGCCGCGAGCCCCGATCTCCCAGACGGTCCGTTCCGCGGTGTGCCCTTTCTGATCAAGGATCTCTTCGCCGACTACGCCGGGCAGCGAATGAGCAACGGCAACATCGCATTCAAAGAGGCACACGTCATCGCCGACGCCGACACCACACTCGTCAGCCGTCACCGCGCGGCCGGGCTGGTGATCGCCGGCCGAACGAACAGCCCCGAGCTCGGCAGCGTGCCCGTCACCGAGCCCGTCGCGTGGGGCGCGACCCGCAATCCATGGGACACGACGCGCACGCCGGGCGGGTCCAGCGGCGGTGCGGCCGCCGCGGTGGCGTCGGGGATGGTGCCGTTCGCGCACGCCAGTGATGGCGGCGGATCCATCCGCATCCCGGCGTCGTGTTGCGGGCTGGTGGGGCTGAAACCGAGCCAGGGTCGCATCACGATGGGTCCGGTCCGCGACGAGAGTGGACTGGCGGTCGAGCACTGCGTCAGCCGTACCGTGCGTGACTCAGCTGCCCTGCTCGACGCGACACGCGGCCCTGGCATCGGCGACACGGTGATCGCGCCACCGCCGTCTCGTCCCTACGTCGAGGAGCTCGGCGCCGACCCCGGCCGGTTGCGCATCGGCATGCTCGATCACCACGCCCAGGGCGGGCTGGTCGACGCCGAGGTCACCGCTGCGACGCAGGCCGTGGGTCGGCTCCTCGAATCGCTGGGTCATCACGTCGAGCCCGCGTGGCCTAAGGCCTTGGAGGACGAGACACTCGGCTCCAAGTTCGGCGCGATGTGGAGCGCCAACGTGGCCGTGTCGCGCCGGCGGTTCGAAGAACGGCTGGGCCGCCCGCTCGACGACCACGAACTGGAACCGATGAACCGCGTTCAGGCCGACTTCGCGAGTCACTTCAGCGCCGTCGACTATGCGATCGCGCTCGCCGGAGTCACGCAGTTCCGGCGTGCGATGCACTCGTGGTGGCACGACGGTTGGGATCTGCTGTTGACGCCGACGCTCGCCGAACTGCCGCTCAAGCTCGGCACGATCGTCAACGATCCCGAGAACCCGATGGCGCCGATGCGGCGCGCAGGCGAGTTCGTCCCGTTCACTCCGCCGTTCAACACCAGCGGCCAGCCGGCGATCAGTCTTCCGCTGGAATGGACGGCCGAGGGGCTGCCGGTGGGCGTGCAACTGGTGGCGGCGTACGGGCGCGAGGATGTCCTGATCCGTATTGCGAGTCAGCTCGAGCAGGCGCAGCCGTGGGCTCACCGTAAGCCGGAGATCTGA
- a CDS encoding WhiB family transcriptional regulator: MSAIPAVVDESFKAACTRDPDRWTTTADEGAKALCRACPLRWRCAQEACLTPGAEGVWAGILIPEAGRARRFALKQLRSLAEENGYPVRKTG, from the coding sequence GTGTCCGCGATCCCGGCTGTCGTCGACGAGTCATTCAAGGCCGCGTGCACTCGAGACCCGGATCGGTGGACCACGACAGCTGACGAGGGCGCGAAAGCGCTGTGCCGCGCCTGCCCCCTGCGCTGGCGATGCGCCCAAGAAGCCTGTTTGACGCCGGGCGCCGAAGGCGTCTGGGCCGGCATCCTGATACCCGAGGCAGGGCGTGCGCGGCGCTTCGCGTTGAAGCAGTTGCGCTCGCTGGCCGAGGAGAACGGCTACCCGGTCCGAAAGACGGGTTAG
- the rdgB gene encoding RdgB/HAM1 family non-canonical purine NTP pyrophosphatase, translated as MTDLLVATRNRKKLAELHRVLDAAGVAGLTLLSLDDVAPFDEAPETGATFEENALAKARDAFRATGIASVADDSGLEVAALNGMPGVLSARWSGVAGDAAEKDRANTALLLGQLGDVPDSRRDAAFVSACALVYCAGDARKEIVVRGEWPGAIVREPRGDGGFGYDPVFLPTGSDRTAAQLSPAEKDAASHRGRALALLVPALRELAG; from the coding sequence ATGACCGATCTTCTTGTCGCCACCCGTAACCGCAAGAAGCTGGCAGAGCTGCATCGTGTGCTCGACGCGGCAGGAGTCGCGGGGTTGACGCTGTTGTCGCTCGACGATGTCGCGCCGTTCGACGAAGCTCCGGAGACGGGCGCGACGTTCGAGGAGAACGCGTTGGCCAAGGCGCGGGACGCGTTTCGGGCCACGGGTATTGCGTCGGTGGCCGACGATTCGGGCCTCGAGGTCGCGGCGCTGAACGGAATGCCGGGCGTGTTGTCGGCCCGGTGGTCGGGCGTTGCCGGCGATGCCGCCGAAAAGGATCGGGCCAACACCGCGCTGCTGCTGGGGCAGTTGGGCGATGTGCCCGACTCGCGGCGCGACGCCGCGTTCGTGTCGGCGTGTGCGCTGGTGTACTGCGCCGGCGACGCCCGCAAAGAAATCGTGGTGCGCGGTGAGTGGCCCGGCGCCATCGTCCGCGAACCGCGCGGCGACGGCGGCTTCGGCTACGACCCCGTCTTCCTGCCGACGGGGTCCGACCGGACGGCGGCGCAGCTCAGCCCCGCGGAGAAGGACGCCGCCTCTCATCGTGGGCGGGCGCTGGCGTTATTGGTACCCGCACTGCGGGAGTTGGCAGGGTGA
- a CDS encoding MarR family winged helix-turn-helix transcriptional regulator has translation MTDDDRLSPAQQRAWLSYMRVYHRMEYEMNRQLQAECGMSLGDYTVMNALTNAPRHRAPLTVLATTIGWERSRLSHFLQRMSRRGFLDRVPSATDGRVTDVVLTSAGLRAFRAAAPKHAAWIKQLFFSDLTRDQEDALADILGAAYESILRDGTLPRPEIDIPAGG, from the coding sequence GTGACCGACGACGACCGTCTCAGCCCGGCACAGCAGCGAGCCTGGCTGAGCTACATGCGGGTCTATCACCGCATGGAGTACGAGATGAATCGTCAGCTGCAGGCCGAGTGCGGGATGTCCCTCGGCGACTACACGGTGATGAATGCCTTGACGAACGCGCCGCGCCATCGTGCCCCGCTCACAGTTCTTGCGACCACCATCGGTTGGGAACGAAGCCGCCTGTCGCACTTTCTGCAACGGATGAGTCGGCGCGGTTTCCTCGACCGGGTCCCCTCCGCGACCGACGGTCGAGTCACCGACGTCGTGCTCACAAGCGCGGGCTTGCGCGCCTTTCGGGCGGCGGCACCCAAGCACGCCGCGTGGATCAAGCAGCTGTTCTTCTCGGATCTGACGCGCGATCAAGAAGACGCGCTCGCCGACATCTTGGGCGCAGCCTACGAATCGATCCTGCGCGACGGCACGCTGCCACGACCGGAGATCGATATCCCTGCGGGGGGTTAG
- the rph gene encoding ribonuclease PH: protein MSRREDGRLDDELRPVRITRGFTSHPAGSVLVEFGETRVMCTASVTEGVPRWRKGSGQGWLTAEYAMLPAATHDRSDRESVKGRVGGRTQEISRLVGRSLRACIDLGALGENTIAIDCDVLQADGGTRTAAITGAYVALADAVTFLGAGGKLSDPRPLSCAIAAVSVGVVDGRVRVDLPYTEDSRAEVDMNVVATDTGTLVEIQGTGEGATFPRSTLDKMLDAAMEGCEQIFVIQREALELPYPGVLPESSEPAKKAFGS, encoded by the coding sequence GTGTCCAGACGAGAAGACGGCCGGCTTGACGACGAGCTGCGACCGGTTCGCATCACGCGCGGCTTCACAAGTCATCCCGCCGGCTCGGTGCTGGTGGAGTTCGGCGAGACCCGGGTCATGTGCACGGCCAGCGTCACCGAAGGTGTGCCCCGCTGGCGTAAGGGTTCCGGGCAGGGTTGGCTGACCGCCGAGTACGCGATGCTGCCGGCCGCCACCCACGATCGCTCCGACCGTGAATCGGTGAAGGGCCGCGTCGGCGGCCGCACCCAGGAGATCAGCCGGCTGGTCGGACGGTCGTTGCGCGCCTGCATCGATCTCGGCGCCCTCGGCGAGAACACCATCGCGATCGACTGCGATGTCCTGCAGGCCGACGGCGGTACCCGCACTGCGGCGATCACCGGGGCGTACGTGGCGCTCGCGGATGCGGTGACGTTTCTGGGCGCGGGAGGCAAACTGTCGGATCCGCGGCCACTGTCGTGCGCGATCGCGGCGGTGAGTGTCGGTGTGGTGGACGGACGGGTTCGTGTGGACCTGCCGTACACGGAAGACTCGCGTGCCGAGGTCGACATGAACGTCGTCGCCACCGATACCGGAACGCTGGTGGAAATCCAGGGCACCGGGGAAGGGGCCACGTTCCCGCGTTCAACGCTGGACAAGATGCTCGACGCCGCCATGGAGGGGTGTGAGCAGATCTTCGTGATCCAGCGCGAGGCACTGGAATTGCCGTATCCGGGCGTGCTGCCGGAGTCGAGCGAGCCGGCCAAGAAGGCGTTCGGCAGCTGA
- a CDS encoding cyclic nucleotide-degrading phosphodiesterase, producing MSVRITVLGCSGSVVGPDSPASGYLVTAPDTPPLVLDFGGGVLGALQRYADPNSVYVLLSHLHADHCLDLPGLFVWRRYHPSPAQERGVMYGPANTWARLGAASSPEGGEIDDFSDIFEIRHWVDNRAVQIGSLDVEPRLVCHPTESYGFRITDPSGATLVYSGDTGYCDALIDLARGADVFLCEASWTHSPDRPPRLHLSGTEAGRAAANAGVGELLLTHIPPWTSREDVISEAKAEFDGPVHAVVCGESFEVARS from the coding sequence GTGAGCGTGCGAATCACCGTACTCGGTTGCTCCGGCAGTGTTGTCGGGCCAGATTCGCCAGCGTCCGGTTACCTGGTCACAGCTCCCGACACCCCACCACTGGTCCTCGATTTCGGTGGCGGCGTGCTTGGCGCACTGCAGCGTTACGCGGATCCGAACTCGGTGTACGTCCTCCTTTCGCATCTACACGCGGACCACTGTCTCGATCTGCCCGGACTGTTCGTGTGGCGGCGTTATCACCCGTCGCCCGCGCAGGAGCGCGGCGTCATGTACGGCCCGGCCAACACCTGGGCCCGACTCGGTGCGGCATCGTCGCCCGAGGGCGGTGAGATCGACGACTTCTCCGACATCTTCGAGATTCGGCACTGGGTGGACAACCGTGCTGTGCAGATCGGGTCGCTGGACGTCGAGCCGCGGCTGGTGTGTCATCCCACCGAGTCGTACGGCTTCCGGATCACCGACCCGTCGGGCGCCACGCTGGTCTACAGCGGTGATACCGGGTACTGCGACGCGCTGATCGATCTGGCCCGGGGAGCAGACGTCTTTCTCTGCGAGGCCTCGTGGACACATTCACCTGACCGGCCGCCCAGGCTGCACCTGTCGGGGACGGAAGCCGGCCGCGCCGCCGCCAACGCGGGAGTCGGGGAGCTGCTGTTGACGCACATCCCGCCGTGGACGTCACGCGAGGACGTGATCAGCGAGGCGAAGGCCGAGTTCGACGGTCCGGTGCATGCAGTGGTGTGTGGTGAGTCGTTCGAGGTCGCTCGCTCCTGA
- a CDS encoding SRPBCC family protein, translating into MARMHALEPADAEFIASAPHVFRYQKRFAASPEKVWESLVSDESLAAWGPMITDVTWTTPRPFGVGTTRDVTAPGGSVMRERFFHWEDGHRKSFYVYECSLPMFKRFAEDYLVEPAGNETSFTWTLAVEPKPAFALPVKILAPVLKAGFGRIPAGGQKYFATHA; encoded by the coding sequence ATGGCCCGCATGCATGCGCTCGAACCTGCCGACGCCGAATTCATCGCCTCGGCACCGCACGTCTTCCGCTATCAGAAGCGGTTTGCCGCATCACCCGAAAAAGTTTGGGAGTCACTCGTTTCCGACGAGTCGCTGGCGGCGTGGGGCCCCATGATCACAGACGTCACGTGGACGACGCCCCGTCCGTTCGGGGTCGGCACCACGCGTGATGTCACCGCTCCCGGTGGGTCCGTCATGCGCGAACGCTTCTTCCATTGGGAGGACGGTCACCGCAAGTCCTTCTATGTCTACGAGTGCTCACTCCCCATGTTCAAGCGCTTCGCCGAGGACTACCTCGTCGAGCCGGCAGGCAATGAAACGTCGTTCACCTGGACCCTGGCAGTGGAACCCAAACCGGCGTTCGCACTGCCGGTCAAGATTCTGGCACCGGTCTTGAAAGCCGGCTTCGGGCGGATTCCCGCAGGCGGTCAGAAGTACTTCGCGACGCACGCCTGA
- a CDS encoding DUF3817 domain-containing protein yields MTETTGTPVESIRKALLGYRVTAWITGIWLIALCYEMVMKYGFGVEGLNWIAVVHGWVYFVYLLFTANLAVKVRWPIAKTIGILLAGTIPLVGIIVEQIQTRDIKQKFSL; encoded by the coding sequence ATGACGGAGACCACGGGCACCCCCGTTGAAAGCATCCGCAAGGCGCTACTGGGCTATCGCGTGACCGCGTGGATCACCGGTATCTGGCTCATCGCACTCTGCTACGAGATGGTGATGAAGTACGGCTTCGGCGTGGAAGGTCTGAATTGGATCGCCGTCGTGCACGGCTGGGTCTACTTCGTGTACCTGCTCTTCACCGCCAACCTCGCGGTGAAGGTGCGCTGGCCGATCGCCAAAACCATCGGCATCCTGCTGGCCGGCACCATCCCGTTGGTCGGCATCATCGTCGAGCAGATCCAGACCAGGGACATCAAGCAGAAGTTCAGCCTGTAA
- a CDS encoding TetR/AcrR family transcriptional regulator: MTVLTDRDRLGGDELRKLERIRQAALKSFATKGAAGTSLRSVAADAGVSLGLVQHHFETKAGLIKAVDDYVMSVVIAVVAQPVTVPHAKDSIADMGSRVTTLLLEHPDVVDYFGRALIDGSQLGITIWDTLSAFGTARWTARKEAGEARDDIDVTWAALNSLVLALGTLIVREHIERQIPGAFTSPEQLDRWQKSVNTLLREGLFPQPRADEA; this comes from the coding sequence ATGACGGTACTGACGGACCGCGACCGGCTTGGCGGCGATGAACTCAGGAAACTCGAGCGCATCCGCCAGGCGGCGTTGAAGAGCTTCGCTACGAAGGGCGCTGCGGGGACGTCGCTTCGTTCTGTCGCCGCCGATGCCGGCGTTTCTCTCGGGCTGGTGCAGCACCATTTCGAGACGAAGGCCGGCCTCATCAAGGCGGTAGACGACTACGTGATGAGCGTGGTGATCGCCGTGGTCGCGCAACCTGTGACGGTGCCGCACGCGAAGGACTCGATCGCCGATATGGGCAGCAGGGTCACCACGCTGCTGCTGGAGCATCCCGATGTCGTGGACTACTTCGGTCGCGCGCTGATCGACGGCAGTCAGCTGGGCATCACGATCTGGGACACACTGTCGGCCTTCGGCACGGCGCGATGGACGGCGCGCAAGGAAGCCGGCGAAGCCCGCGACGACATCGACGTCACCTGGGCGGCGCTGAACTCACTCGTGCTGGCGCTCGGCACCCTCATCGTGCGGGAGCACATCGAGCGGCAGATTCCGGGCGCGTTCACGTCGCCCGAACAGCTCGACAGATGGCAGAAGTCCGTCAACACGCTGCTGCGCGAGGGACTCTTCCCGCAACCGCGCGCCGACGAGGCATAG
- a CDS encoding LAGLIDADG family homing endonuclease: protein MKHKRRIALEPWQQALVDQATEEFVLGLIHSDGCRVVANDRGVRSIRYHFSNRSEDIIGLFSAALDKLGIHWTRSTKYIVSVYRKADTVRLDEFIGPKTRAVPLEGVHYAA, encoded by the coding sequence GTGAAGCACAAACGGCGGATCGCCCTCGAACCGTGGCAACAGGCGCTCGTCGACCAGGCCACCGAAGAGTTCGTCCTCGGACTGATCCACAGCGACGGCTGCCGCGTCGTCGCGAACGACCGCGGGGTCCGCAGCATCCGCTACCACTTCTCGAATCGCTCGGAGGACATCATCGGCCTGTTCAGCGCCGCACTCGACAAGCTCGGCATCCACTGGACGCGGTCGACCAAATACATCGTGTCCGTCTACCGAAAGGCGGACACGGTTCGTCTGGACGAGTTCATCGGGCCGAAGACCCGCGCGGTACCGTTGGAAGGTGTCCACTACGCGGCGTAG
- a CDS encoding TetR/AcrR family transcriptional regulator — MPRTSDARERIVTTAARLFLERSYQAVGVDELCQAADVRKGSFYHYFPSKSELAKAVIDLHAEAFARQLSGSPAATPAQRLHAIPDAIGAIQTALETQFGRAVGCPFGNFAAELSTTDDDLRAHLAGVLGAMERHLAATCHDAAEAGALRAGTDPDRFAHALLAQYEGIILLAKVNDSGVDALAPALHDFIDVYLVDAGTSAGATS; from the coding sequence ATGCCAAGAACGTCGGACGCGCGTGAGCGGATCGTCACGACAGCAGCGCGGCTGTTCCTCGAACGCAGCTATCAAGCGGTCGGCGTTGACGAGCTGTGCCAAGCGGCCGACGTCCGCAAGGGCAGCTTCTACCACTACTTCCCGTCGAAGTCGGAGCTCGCCAAAGCAGTGATCGATCTGCACGCAGAGGCCTTTGCGCGCCAGTTGTCCGGCTCCCCAGCCGCAACCCCGGCGCAGCGATTACACGCCATCCCCGACGCGATCGGCGCCATTCAAACCGCGCTGGAAACACAGTTCGGGCGGGCGGTCGGCTGCCCGTTCGGAAACTTCGCGGCCGAGCTGTCGACCACCGACGACGACCTACGGGCGCATCTCGCCGGAGTACTCGGCGCGATGGAGCGCCACCTCGCCGCGACGTGCCATGACGCAGCCGAAGCCGGTGCACTGCGCGCGGGCACCGACCCCGACCGGTTCGCGCACGCATTACTGGCGCAGTACGAGGGCATCATCCTGCTCGCCAAGGTCAACGACTCCGGCGTCGACGCGCTGGCGCCCGCGCTCCACGACTTCATCGACGTCTACCTCGTCGACGCGGGCACCTCCGCCGGCGCGACATCCTGA
- the mbp1 gene encoding microaggregate-binding protein 1 encodes MAENNSGPIEAVRGIVSGAIGFTKQVLGVILSRSDLQEEGRAQVEKASHQLDAARAEAEAESARAKAKAQESRQKAASNSSK; translated from the coding sequence GTGGCCGAGAACAACAGCGGACCCATCGAAGCAGTACGAGGCATCGTGTCCGGCGCGATCGGGTTTACCAAGCAGGTCCTCGGAGTCATCTTGAGCCGAAGTGATCTCCAGGAAGAGGGTCGCGCACAGGTCGAGAAGGCCTCACACCAGCTCGACGCAGCCCGTGCGGAGGCCGAAGCCGAAAGCGCTCGCGCCAAGGCCAAGGCACAGGAGTCACGTCAGAAGGCCGCGAGCAACAGCTCGAAGTAA
- a CDS encoding haloalkane dehalogenase encodes MAEVFRTPDERFDNLPGYRFAPNYVDVDGLRMHYVDEGPRTGRPIVCFHGEPSWAYLYRKMIGPLVDAGHRVVAPDYAGFGRSDKPTDRGWYTYDRHTELTSKVLAGLDLRDAIVVVQDWGGAIGLRWAVENADRVGALAIFNTGLFTGRVSKGFMAWRDFAEKNPDLPVGFVIQGATATELPDDVVAAYDAPFPTAESKAGAAQFPLLVPIAEDAPGARVMTAVADELSRWQKPALVAFSDQDPIFPYPKAGQAFCDLIPTATEQVKIEGAAHFLQEDRGERLAEEVLKHLT; translated from the coding sequence ATGGCTGAGGTCTTCCGCACACCGGACGAACGCTTCGACAATCTGCCGGGCTACCGCTTCGCGCCCAACTATGTTGACGTCGACGGCTTGCGCATGCATTACGTCGACGAAGGGCCGCGCACTGGTAGGCCGATCGTGTGCTTTCACGGTGAACCGAGCTGGGCCTATCTGTACCGCAAGATGATCGGTCCGCTCGTCGACGCCGGGCACCGGGTCGTCGCACCCGACTACGCGGGATTCGGACGATCGGACAAGCCGACCGACCGGGGCTGGTACACCTACGACCGCCACACGGAGTTGACGTCGAAGGTGCTCGCCGGTCTCGATCTGCGCGATGCCATCGTGGTGGTGCAGGACTGGGGCGGTGCGATCGGACTGCGCTGGGCCGTCGAGAACGCTGATCGTGTTGGGGCACTTGCGATTTTCAACACCGGCTTGTTCACCGGGCGGGTCTCCAAGGGATTCATGGCATGGCGCGACTTCGCCGAGAAGAACCCGGACCTACCGGTCGGCTTCGTGATCCAGGGGGCGACGGCGACGGAGTTACCGGACGATGTTGTCGCCGCGTACGACGCGCCGTTCCCGACCGCCGAGTCGAAAGCCGGCGCAGCACAATTCCCGCTGCTGGTGCCGATTGCCGAGGATGCGCCGGGCGCACGCGTCATGACTGCCGTAGCCGACGAGTTGTCGCGTTGGCAGAAGCCGGCGTTGGTCGCGTTTTCGGATCAGGATCCGATCTTCCCGTATCCCAAAGCGGGACAGGCCTTCTGCGATCTGATCCCCACCGCGACAGAACAGGTGAAGATCGAAGGCGCGGCACATTTCCTGCAGGAGGACCGCGGGGAGCGACTGGCCGAAGAGGTGCTCAAGCACCTGACCTGA